From Cryptosporangium minutisporangium:
CTACCGAGCTGCTCCACCCCGCGCCGTTGTCTTGCTGTTCTTGCGGTGTTGCCGTGTTGCTCCATAACCATAGCGCGGTGATCACGGGAACTGCAAAACGGCCCCGCGTGACGCCCGCCACCAGCGATTACGACGCGTTTGTCCGTCCGTGTCCCCGGGCATCCCCGCGGAGCGTCCGAAGCCGATGAGGGAGGCGGGCACCAATGGCAGAGTCGTTTCGCAAGGGTGACCGGGTGAGCTGGCGGAGCCACGGCGGCGAGGCCGTCGGCACCGTCGAACAGAAGATCACCGAGGACACCGAGGCCGGCGGCCGCACCGTCCGGGCGAGCGCCGACGATCCGCAGTACCTCGTGAAGAGCGAGAAGAGCGGTGGTACCGCCGTGCACAAGCCGTCCGCCCTGCACCGAGAGAGCAACTGACCCCTATGCCCACCCAGCCAGACCCTGCCCACGAGCGCCCGGAGGGCGTGGACGACGAGACCGTCGCGGCGGTCGGCAAGCTCAGCGAGGCGCTCGAGACGATCGAGCAGGCCCGCGGGCACCTTTACGCGCTGCACCAGCTGACCGGCCATGCCGACCTGATGCTCGACGAGGCGGTCGAACTACTCCGCAAGGCCGGCCACGGAGCGCTGGCCGACCGGGTGGAGAACGAGCTGATCGGTCGGAACGTCCTGGAGGGCCGCTGGACGTTCCAGATCGTCGAGGAGTACGAGGACGGCTACTACGCGGCATTCCGCGGCATGGAGGAGGACGCCCGCAATCAGCTGCTAGGTGGGCGTCGCCATGTCTACGAGTCGGAGATGAAGGAGCGTCGGCGCACCCACGGCCGCCGGCATCACGAGTCCCGGCCGTAGCTCACAAACACCGAGGCCCCCGCCGGACGAATCCGGCGGGGGCCTCGGTGTATCAGCCGGTCAGCCGCCTGGTCGCGGCGTCGGACTGGCACTCGCTCTCGCGCGTGCCGACTGCCACGCGTCGACGGCGTTCGCCAACTCCTGACTGGCCTTACCGATCGCGGCGAGGTCACCGCTGCGCTGGGCGGC
This genomic window contains:
- a CDS encoding DUF2945 domain-containing protein encodes the protein MAESFRKGDRVSWRSHGGEAVGTVEQKITEDTEAGGRTVRASADDPQYLVKSEKSGGTAVHKPSALHRESN